From the genome of Thermogemmatispora onikobensis:
CCACACGACCATCGGCACCCTGCCGATCGTCTTCTATGGCACAGAAGAGCAGAAGCGCAAATACCTGCCGAAGCTGGCCACCGGTGAATGGATCGCCGCCTATGCCCTGACCGAGCCAGGGGTTGGCTCTGATGCCATGAACCTCAGCACAACGGCGCGCCTCTCGGAGGACGGCAAATATTACCTGCTCAACGGCACCAAGCAGTGGATTTCGAACGCCGGCTTTGCCGACCTCATGGTAGTCTTCGCGCGCGTTGACGGCCAGCGGCCCTCGGCCTTCATCGTCGAGACAAGCTGGCCGGGCATCTCCACCGGTACCGAAGAGCGCAAGATGGGCATCAAGGGGTCCTCGACGCGCCAGGTCTACTTTGAAAACACGCCGGTGCCCGTCGAAAACCTGCTGGGTGAGCTGCACAAGGGCTACAAGATCGCCTTCAACATCCTCAACATCGGGCGTCTCAAGCTCGGTGCCGGTGCCGTTGGGGGCGCGCGCACGGCCCTGGACCTGGCCGCTGCCTACACCACCGAGCGCCAGGCCTTCGGCAAGTACCTGCACGAATTCGGCATGATTCAAAAGAAGCTGGCGCGCATGGCTGCCGAGACCTACGCTGCCGAAAGCGAAGTCTTCCGCACTGCCGCCAACATCGAGAATGCCCGTCTTGGAGCCGGGGAGAACACCGAGCAAGTCTTCAAGGCCATCGAAGAGTTCGCCATCGAGGACTCCATTGCCAAGGTCCACGGCAGCGAGGTTCTGGCCTTCGTCGTGGACGAGGGCGTCCAGATCTTCGGCGGCTACGGATACATGCAGGAATATCCGATCGAGAAAGCCTATCGCGACGCCCGCATCCAGCGCATTTTTGAAGGCACCAACGAGATCAACCGTCTGGTGGCCGCCGGTACCCTCTTCCGTCGTGTCCTGGGCGGCAAGATTGACCTCATGCAGCGCTACCCGGCCATCGAGGCCCGCATCAAGGCGGGCGAGGCCCTGCCGGCTCCGGGCGACGAGGTACCCGCCGAGCTCCGGGCTGCCGTCCATGCCGTCGAGCGTGCCAAGGATGTAGCCATCTACGCCGGCATGCGCGTCGCCATGCGCTACATGCAGGCCCTGGAGAACGAAGAGGAGTTCATTGAGTACCTGGCCAACCTGCTGATCGACATCTACGCCAGCGATAGCGCCCTGGCGCGCGCCATCCAGGCCATTCGCCGCGGCGACGAGAACAGTGCCCTGCATAGCAAGCTGGCGCAACTGGCGACCTGGCTGGCCCATTCGCGCATCCGCCTCAATCTGGATCAGATGATCATGACCTACTTTGAGCCGGAGACAGTCGACGAGGAGCTGGCGCGCGTGCGCGCCTACATCGGCGACTATCTGGTGAACGGTGTGGCTCTACAGCGCGACATCGCCGCTGAAGTTGTGGCCAGGAAAGGCTACCCGCTGCCGCACTTCTAGCCCGGCTCAACGCTGGCCACGGCCAGCAGGGGGCAACGAACGAAGCAGCTCGTCAGATTCTCTCTCCTGCCCCCAAAGCTATCCGCTGTGGATAGCGTGACCGAGTGCCAAAGGCCGACGGCGGTTGGGGGACGGTGGGCGAGGGCCGCTGTGCCATGCCGGCCCACTCTTCCGCCGCCGCCGGCTGGTCTCCTCTGACAGCATGTGCGGGCCGGCCTTCCTGTCCTGGGCGGCAGGTGAGGCGAAAGAGAAGCGCCTGAAGCCAGGAGCAAGGAGTCTATGGAGAACAAGAGTCAACGCCCCTTACAGGTTGGCGACGTCCTGACCTACGAGCGCACCTTTAGCGCGGAGGACATCCGCCTCTTTGCCGAACTCTCGGGCGACAAAGGTCTCCATCACATGCAACCTGACGCCCAGGGCCGGCTGATGGTCCAGGGCCTGCTCACCGCCAGCATCCCCACCAGGCTGGGCGGCGACCTCAACTTTATCGCGCGCACGATGCAGATGGAATTCCTGCGCCCGGTCTTCGCCGGCGATCGCATCCGCTGCGAAATGACCGTCAGCCGTCTGGAACCCGGAGACGGCTACCTCTCTCTCGAACTGGTCTCAGTCTGCCGCAATCAGCATGGCAAGGAGGTACTGCGTGGGAGCGCCCAGGGCATCATTCGCCAGGTGACGGCCCCCTGACTGGCGGGCGGGCTGCCAGCAGACGTGAGCGAGTCGTCTGACTGACTCTGCCGCCGGAGCGGCGCCGTGACCCGCCTGCCGTGCCCGTTTCTTCAGTTCCTGTAATGTCAGCAACGTACTCAGTCCAGCGCAGACAAACCCGTCCTGCCAGCGGGCGGCCAGGCGGAAGCTGTCCAGCCAGGCAGGAGCGCGATTGTCACAACAAGCCGATACGAGGAGCAGATCCCCTATGATAGATGCTGTGATTGTCAGTGCCGTACGCACACCGATCGGACGCGCCAACAAAGGCGCCCTCAAGGACGTTCGTCCAGACGACCTGGCCGCCTTTGCCATTCGCGGCGCCCTCGATCGCGTACCGCAGCTCGACCCTGCGCTCATCGAAGACGTCATTTTAGGCTGTGCCTTCCCCGAAGGCGAGCAGGGCATGAACATGGCCCGCATCGTCGCCCCGCTGGCGGGCCTGCCGGAGACCTGCGGTGGTGTCACCGTCAACCGCTTCTGTGCCTCCAGCCTGCAGGCCGTCAACATGGCTGCCCAGAGCATCATGCTGGGCCAGGGCGAGGCCATCGTCGCCGCCGGCGTCGAAAGCATGTCGCGCGTCCCGATGGGCGGCTTCAACCCCAGCTTCAACCCGCGCCTCATCAAGCCTGCTGAGGGTGAGAAATACGACTGGCCCTATCCGCCCACCGAGCAAGAGTACGGCTTCTACAGCTATATCCCGATGGGCATGACCGCTGAGAACCTGGCGCGCAAGTACAACATCAGCCGCCAGGCCCAGGACGCCTTCGCCCTGCGCAGCCACCAGCGGGCCGTCGCCGCCATTGACAGCGGCTTCTTCAAGCGCGAGATCATCCCGGTCAAACTGCCCGATGGGCGCCTCATGGAGACCGACGAGGGGCCGCGGCGCGACACCTCGCTGGAAAAGCTTGCCGCCCTGGAGCCAGCTTTCATCAAAGACGGCACCGTCACTGCTGGCAACTCCAGCCCCCTCAACGACGGAGCCGCTGCCGTCGTTCTCATGTCTGCCGACAAAGCCCGCGAGCTTGGCATCCAGCCGCTCGCGCGCGTCGTCGCGATGGCCGTCGCCGGCGTGCGCCCCGACATCATGGGTATCGGGCCTGTCCCGGCGGTCAAGAAAGTCCTGCAGCGCGCGCGCATGCAGCTCAGCGACATCGACATCATCGAACTCAACGAAGCCTTCGCCGTTCAGAACCTGGCCGTCATCCACGAGCTGGGCATCGACGAAGAGAAGCTCAACCCGCACGGAGGCGCCATTGCCCTGGGCCATCCCCTGGGCTGCAGCGGCGCCCGCATTGTCGCCACCCTCATCAACGATCTACAGACCGCCGACAAGACCCTGGGACTGGCCACCCTCTGTGTTGGTGGCGGCCAGGGCGTAGCGACCATCATCGAGAGGTTGTCGTAGTCATGGGGTACCAGATTCGCAAAGCAGCGGTCATCGGGGCCGGCGTCATGGGGGCTGCCATCGCCGCCCATCTCGCCAACGTTGGCATCCCCAGCCTCCTGCTGGACATCGTGCCGCCTGACGCTGGCGCGGACCGCAACCGCGTCGCGCGCACCGGTCTGGAGCGCGCCCTCAAGGCCCGCCCCGCCGCCTTCTACAGCCCGAAAAAAGCCAGGCTCATCACCGTTGGCAACATTGAAG
Proteins encoded in this window:
- a CDS encoding acyl-CoA dehydrogenase family protein; this translates as HTTIGTLPIVFYGTEEQKRKYLPKLATGEWIAAYALTEPGVGSDAMNLSTTARLSEDGKYYLLNGTKQWISNAGFADLMVVFARVDGQRPSAFIVETSWPGISTGTEERKMGIKGSSTRQVYFENTPVPVENLLGELHKGYKIAFNILNIGRLKLGAGAVGGARTALDLAAAYTTERQAFGKYLHEFGMIQKKLARMAAETYAAESEVFRTAANIENARLGAGENTEQVFKAIEEFAIEDSIAKVHGSEVLAFVVDEGVQIFGGYGYMQEYPIEKAYRDARIQRIFEGTNEINRLVAAGTLFRRVLGGKIDLMQRYPAIEARIKAGEALPAPGDEVPAELRAAVHAVERAKDVAIYAGMRVAMRYMQALENEEEFIEYLANLLIDIYASDSALARAIQAIRRGDENSALHSKLAQLATWLAHSRIRLNLDQMIMTYFEPETVDEELARVRAYIGDYLVNGVALQRDIAAEVVARKGYPLPHF
- a CDS encoding MaoC family dehydratase, with product MENKSQRPLQVGDVLTYERTFSAEDIRLFAELSGDKGLHHMQPDAQGRLMVQGLLTASIPTRLGGDLNFIARTMQMEFLRPVFAGDRIRCEMTVSRLEPGDGYLSLELVSVCRNQHGKEVLRGSAQGIIRQVTAP
- a CDS encoding thiolase family protein — its product is MIDAVIVSAVRTPIGRANKGALKDVRPDDLAAFAIRGALDRVPQLDPALIEDVILGCAFPEGEQGMNMARIVAPLAGLPETCGGVTVNRFCASSLQAVNMAAQSIMLGQGEAIVAAGVESMSRVPMGGFNPSFNPRLIKPAEGEKYDWPYPPTEQEYGFYSYIPMGMTAENLARKYNISRQAQDAFALRSHQRAVAAIDSGFFKREIIPVKLPDGRLMETDEGPRRDTSLEKLAALEPAFIKDGTVTAGNSSPLNDGAAAVVLMSADKARELGIQPLARVVAMAVAGVRPDIMGIGPVPAVKKVLQRARMQLSDIDIIELNEAFAVQNLAVIHELGIDEEKLNPHGGAIALGHPLGCSGARIVATLINDLQTADKTLGLATLCVGGGQGVATIIERLS